CGTCGGGACGAATGACGACGTGTTTACGCTGTTGCATGAAGGCGGCCATGCATTTCACGCCTTCGCCGTGCGGGAAGAACCGCTGCACGCATATCGTCACGCGCCGATGGAGTTTTCAGAAGTTGCCTCGATGAGCATGGAGCTGCTTGCGATGTCGGTATTGGACGAATTTTACGATACAGCAGACAAAGCGCGGACCATTCGTACGGAGATGGAAGGCAAGATTGTGCTGCTGACGTGGATTGCGACGATCGACGAATTCCAGCATTGGATATACACACATCCGACTCACACGCGAACGGAACGGCGCGAGTTCTGGCGCAGTCTTGTGGAGAAATACGGAGTCGGCGCGGACCACACGGGATTCGAAGAGGCTCGCGACTACCGCTGGCATGCGCAGCTTCATTTGTTCGAAGTTCCGTTTTACTATATCGAGTACGGCATTGCGCAGCTTGGAGCGTTTCAAGTCTGGAGCCGTTCGCGGAAAAACGCCGCGGAAGCGCTGCGCGGCTACAAACACGGTCTTTCGCTCGGTGGATCGCGGCCGCTTCCGAAACTGTTCTCGGCTACGGGAGTTCAGTTTGATTTTTCGTCGGAGATGATCGCGCCGCTGATGCAGGAAGTGCGCGACGAAATGGCGAAACAAGCCGCACTTGAAGCACACTGAGATTTGATTTTTGCAAGAGCGAAATAGCCCGCTGCAAGCGGGCTATTTTGTTGCCAAAGTGTTCTTGCCTAAGCGGCTTTCGATCCGCTCCACCACGCGGCGTACCCGCGCATACCTTCCAGCAGCGAAACACGCGGTGAAAAACCGAGCGCCGTGAGTTTGCTGACGTCAAGCTGTTGCCGCGAGGCTTCTGGAATCGTCGAGGCAGGCAAGCTGCCCGGTTTCAATTCGAGAATCGCACAGAGTTGGCTATAAAGCTCAAGCAGCGGCACGGAGTTACCGGTGCCAACATTGAAAGTACCTTCCTTTGTCTTGCCGAGAATCAAACTGACGGCCTGCACGAGGTCGGCGGCGTGAATGACGTCGCGGGTCGCGCTGGGCTTTACACCGACCGTGCTGTTTGTTCCCTGTGGGCCGAGCAAAGTGAACACCATGTCATGAACGGGATTGTTGACAACGGCCGGACCATACACAGGCCCGAGACGAAGCACGGTCGCCGAGAGTCCGTGAATTTCGGAGTAGTCTTTGAGGACTTGCTCGGCCATGTGCATGTATCGTCCCTGAATGGAAACGGGATTCGGCGCGGTTTGCTCGGACGCCGGAGAGTGGCATTCGCCATAGACATCGGCGGACGAAAGCAAAACCACGCGGGAGCGCGGCGAATGCCTGCGCGCGGCTTCGCACAACATCAAGGTCTTTTCGACGATGCGATTGTACGCAGCCATTGGCCAATGCGCCGACGGTTCACGGGACGGCTCGGCGGGAGCATGAATAATCACATCCGGTTCAAGCCGGGCGAGGGCCTCAGCGAACCGTTCGTCCGAGAGCGAATATTCGATGACGGGGAAATTGCGCGCTGCGGCCACGATAGATTCGCCGTTGACGGCCTGCACCGTGACGGGCTTGCCCAGCTCGTAGAGTCCGTGTGCCAGAAAATTGGCGAGCGAGTTTTCGACGCCAGTAATCAGGAGTTTGTGGTGTGCAGTCAGTGGCCGTTCGGATACGGCTTTAGACTCCGGTGCGGGCGAGTTTGCTTTGAAGGAAATCATTTGCTTAATTTTTAGGCGTCGCTGGACTGCCAGTGTGTTTCCGTGTAGGTATCGGAATGATCGGCTTCGAGGGGCATGGTTTCCCATACGGCAAGCGCGTCTTTCCACGTAAAGGAACGGTCTCCCAGCCGGGTAAAAATCGAACGGACACGATTCAGATCCGCCAGAGTGCAGACATGCCACGGAATATGTGACAAGTCATGCGTGTGCGACAAACCGACAGAGCGGAACAAATCCGGTCTGCGAATCAGAAAAGACTCGGGATATTGCCTCGACCCCGCGTGCATGTCTTCCTGCCACGCACGACGCAGTGCTTCGATGCGAATCGCGTCAACTTCCAGTCCGCGCGGAAACGTGAGCTTTGGCAAACGGTTCGTGCTCCAGTCGGCAACCGGAGTTTCAAGCAGCCGCTCGATAACGGAATCGATCAACGGGCCATCTATCAGCGGACAACTCGCCCGCAGGGGAACCACGATGTCCGCTCCGTAGCCGATCGCGGTTCGGAAGATTCGATCAAGGATGTCATACTCCGCACCTCTGAAACAGAAGTATCCGCTGGACCTGCACAGGGATTCCGTGGAATCTTCATTTACACAGTCCGGCAATGCGACAACCAAATCACTTAGTCGTTCTGCATGTGACGCACGGGCAAGAACTTTCAGCAGCATCGGTTCGCCGGCAAGTTCACGAAGGACTTTGCCGGGCAGCCGTTCAGAGCCTCGACGGGCTACCACAACTCCTAAGATTTTCATAATTTATCACATATATTCATCTGGAGAAATACTCGGATTCTCATTTTTGAGGGCCGACTCTGATACCTATGATTGAAGATTCGGGGCAAGAATCGCTCCAGCAGAACTTTAAGTCCGGCGGAAAACCCTCCCGCCAAGTCGGCGATGTGACTGCTTTGTCCAGTGACGGACGCGCAATTGTCAAGAGCCGGGGCAAAACCTATTTCGCTGAGCGGGTTGTTCCGGGCGACCGGGTGGCCTTTGCTCCGGATGAAACCACGTCACCTGCTCGCGCAGCCAATGCCAAAGTCTTGAAGCGGTCGGAGCTCAGGTGTGACCATCCTTGCCGGCACGCCGCAGAATGCCCGGCTTCGCAGTGGGGAATTGTAAAATACGAGACACAACTTGCCGAAAAGACAGAATTGGTCCGGCGCGTACTAAGGGGTATCGTTGCTCCTGAAAGCGTAAGCGAGATGTGGGCCAGTCCTGAGCCTTGGGGCTACCGGAACAGGCTGACGCTCACGGTTTACCCCAAAGAGCGGGGAGCTGTCTTGGGCTACGCCGTGGGCGCGCGGGGAGCGGGATTCGCGGAAATTCGGACGTGTTTGTTGGCGACCAGGTCTATCAGTCAGGCCGTTGGGCATGTCGGGTGGATCCTCCGGGATGCCCGCCAGCTCTCCGCCTCCGCCCTCCCTACTCGGCTTGTGTTCTTTGAGACGGCTTTTGGACCGGGTGCGATGGCTCTGTTTAGCGACTTAGCAAAAGAGACGGATGTTCAAGAATTCTTAGAGCTTGCGCAGAAATTCGAACTACCGGGTGGAATCTTGGGGGCAACGGCCTCAAAGGCCGGAATCGTGGGAGAGCGAGGCACGTTTTGGAGAGAAGAGGAGAGCCGGGCCATGATAACCACTTGGCTCGGGAATAGGCTGGAAATTCACCCGGCAGGCTTTGCCCAGATCAATGAGGGGGCTTTTGATAGGGTCTTGGGGTTCTTGCAGCAGCAAAGCGCCGGATTTGAAGCATCCGCCGTATGGGATTTGTATGGCGGTTATGGTGCTTTGGGGTTTGCCGCAGCACGAGCCGGAACTCGTTTGACCGTCATAGAGCAAAGCGGCTTCTCGCGCAAAACCTTTGATCAGCTCGCAGGATTTCACCCGCAAGTCAAATCAAAGTTTACGAAGAGTGAAGTCTTGGCCGCATTGCCCAACATTGCCTCGAAAATGACGGACAAAGACCTCGTTATCCTCGACCCACCCTACAGCGGTTGCCATCCTGACGTCCTGAAAGCATTGAGCGGCGCGGCAATCCGAAAGTTGGTGTATTTGTCCTGCAATCCTGCCCGCTTGGCGCGTGACTTAAAGATATTGGCTCCGGCAGGATTTCAATCAACTCTGATTCAACCCGTGGACTTCTTTCCGCAAACTCCTGAAATTGAGGTACTTGTTTTCGCAGAAAGATGAAAAGGGTGTTGAAACTGTTTGCCAAAACTCCTATTATATAGCATCGCACCAACAAAAATATGGAGTTGTTTGATGAAGATGCATTCATTTTGGTTAGGCTTGATGCTGGTTGTGGTTAGCAGTTCGGTTTTCGCAGGTCCGAATATTGGCCTAAAAGGCATCGGCGGTCGACTTGGCTATGTCGATCCGGAAGGCGGAGACGGAACGTTCACGTTGGGTGCAGTGGCGGACATGGGAACATGGACGGAAAATCTGCCGTGGGAAATCGCTTTGACCTATTGGGGAACAGGCGAAAATGTTGGCCTGTACGAATGGAATTATACGAACATTGCCATCCGCAACACGGTGGACTATATGTTTGAAGTCGGCAAAAACATGTATGTCTATCCCGGTGCGGGACTGGGAATCAACATCTACAGTTTCGATTGGAAAGGTCCGAACGGAACCAAGTATGACGATTCAGAGACGGATTTGACCTTGATGGTCTTGGGCGGATTCCAGTTTCCGATCTCCGACAAATGGCACGGACAAACTGAGTTGCAATTCGATATCGGCGATCCGGACCAAACAACCGTACAGTTTGACTTCATTTACGAACTCGGCAAGAAGTAATTCTTAAAGCATGCAGGAGCGAGATTGCGCACCTTAGCAGAAAAGATCGCACATGCACGGACATTGGGGGAGGGAGCAAAGGCTCTCTCCCCTCTTCCGTTTCATAACATAGGTCAGTTGTTGTCCGCGCAGCTTGCTGTGCGGGCCGGGCAGCCGTATTTGATTTTCTATGCGGATTCAGGCGAACGCAGTGAATGGACCTATAAAGAGTTTATCGGCAAAGTCTACCAAACAGTGCGCATGCTGCAGGACCTTGGCATTCGGCGCGGCGACCGGATTTCCACCGTGTCTCACAATCATGCGGAAACGGTCGTACAGTATTTCGCCGCGTGGGTGCTGGGTGCGGTAGCCGTTCCGATAAACTTGGGCGAAAGCGACGACCGTGTAGAATACATCCTTTCGAACTCTGAGGCGAAGCTCGCCTTCGTTCGCGACCCGTACGTCAAACGAATTGCGCCGCTGCTCGAATCGCTTCCGAATTTCAAGACGATTGTACAAACCGGAAAGGACGACGGCAAGTACCCGCACTACTCGACCGAGCTTGCGAAGTACTCACCGGAATCGCCGGACGTCGAAGAGATTACCCTCGAAGACGAAGTGTTGATTGTCTACACATCCGGCACAACCGGAAATCCCAAAGGTGTCGTACTGGTTCAGCAAAATTTGTTGACGGACGCGCAGGGCATCTCGGAGTGGCACAAGCTGACAGCCGAACAAAAGATGATGTGCGTGCTGCCGATTCACCATGTTAACGGGACGGTCGTGACGCTGATGACTCCGATGTACTTCGGGGGAACGGTCGTGCTCAACCAGAAATTTTCCAGTTCGCACTTTTTCGACCGGCTCGAACAAGAGGACATAGACGTCGTAAGCGTCGTGCCGACGCTTTTGCAATTCCTGCTGCATGAAAAGTCGCTGGAAGGAGTGCAACCGCGGCTGCCGAAGTTCCGTCATATAATCTGCGGGGCGGGCCCGCTGACCGTGGAGCTTGCGTCCGCGTTTGAAGAGCGTTTCGGCCTGCGGATCATGCACGGCTACGGATTGTCGGAGACCACGTGCTATTCTTGCTTTTTGCCCGTTGATCTGACGGATGCCGAGCACAAATCGTGGATGCGCGATTACGGATTTCCGTCCATCGGCGTGCCGATACCGCAGAACGAAATGGAGATCCACGACGAGCAGGGCAAGTCTCTCGCGCCCGACGCCAAAGGCGAAATCGTGATTCGCGGCGTCAACGTGATGAAGCACTATTTCGCCAATCCGGAAGTCAATGAGAAGACGTTTGAATTCGGTTGGTTTCGCTCGGGCGACGAAGGCTTTTACAAACTTGACAAACTGGGCCGCAAGTTCTTTTTCATCACGGGGCGGCTCAAAGAACTGATTATTCGCGGCGGCGTAAATATCTCCCCGTTTGAAATCGACGAAGTGCTGGCGCGAATTCCGGGAATCGACAAAGCGATGGCCGTGGGATTTGAGAATGACTGGTACGGCGAAGAGGTCGGAGCCTACGTATGTCTGAAGCCCGGCGCCGAACTTTCGGAGCAAGAGATCCTCGAGTTCTGCGGGCGCGAACTACAGCCTTCCAAATGTCCCAAAGTCGTCGTTTTCGGACACGATTTCCCGGTAACCTCGACGGGGAAATACCAGCGCAACAAGTGCAAGCACTTGTTCGCCGAATTCAAGTCAGTGCAACTACCACGCAAATCATCATAGAAGGACCCCCACATGTTTCGGCGTATTGCAGTTTTGCTCATATTTGGCTGTTTGACGGCCTTTGCGAATCCACCCGCGACGCTGCTTTCCGAAGAGCAGTACATTCCGGATATCGCGACGTTTCTGCAGATCAGCAACTGGAGTCCCGCGGGCAACAGTTGGGACGGCAAAGACGTTTATGTGATCTCGTCGGCGTCGGGCGCGGCACAAGTCTACCGCATTACCGAATCTGGCTGGCCGTATCAATTGACGACCTTTCCGGACGGAGTCGAAGGATTTGACTTGGCGCACGCAGGTCACGTCGCAGTCGTTTCGGCTTCAGTAGGCGGCGATGAAAATTCTCAGCTCTATTTAATGGATTCGCAAACGGGCCGCATCAAGAAGCTCACGGACAATCCCAAGGTACAGTACGGATCGGTCGTGTGGGCGAAGGACGATTCGAAAATATACTATACGTCCAACGAAGAGAACGGCACGGATTTCTTCGTCTATGAAATGAACATTACGACCGGTGCGACCAGCAAAGTGTTTGACGGCGTAAAGGGTTCGAACTATATCGCCGAACTTTCGCACGACGGCACGATTATGATTATCGGGACGTACACGTCGAACGTCAACAACGATCTCCACCAGCTCGATTTGAAGACGGGCAAGTGGAAGACTATGACCAAAGACAAGGGCGACGTGATCTACGGTTCGGTGACGCTGATGCCCGACAACAAAACCGTTTGGCTGGTGTGCAATGACAACAAGGACGGCATGATGCGCGTCGCCAACATGACGCTCGGATCGCCGAAGGTCAACTACGTCAACGATGGATGGCTGGACACAAGGTGGGAATGCGAAGGACTGGGATTCTCGCGCGACTACAAATACATGGCAGCGAGCCAAAACGAAGACGGCTGGGGCCGCACGTTTGTGCGCGAAGTCGAAACGGGCAAGCCTGTCAAGCTGCCGAAGATGGACGGTTTCCTGCGTGTCTCTGGTTTCACGTCATCAGGCGAAATGATCTTGTCGTTTTCAAGTCCGACCAAAGCACCGGATGTCTACCGTTGGAATCCGCAGACCGAGAAACTCACGCAGCTTACGCAATCGATGTACGCGGGAATCGATCCGAGTCTGTTCCGCGATCCGGCATTGGTGCATCTTCCGAGCTTCGACGGACTGGAGATTTCGGGATTTTTGTACTTGCCAGCGTCTTATCAGGAAGGTCAGCCGATTCCGTTTATCGTGGAAGCACACGGCGGACCAGAGAGCCAGTTCCGTCCGGGTTTTATTCGCAACTATCAGTACATGATGCTGAACGGCTACGGAGTGTTCGCGTTGAATCCGCGCGGATCGTCGGGATACGGCAGCGAGTTTCTCGCGCTTGACAATTACAAACTGCGCAAGAACTCGCTCAAGGACTATAAGGCGGCGACCGATTGGCTGATCGCGCAAGGTTATACGGCTCCCGGGATGATCGGAATTCGCGGCGGCAGCTACGGCGGCTATGTCACGATGGGGATGATCACGGAGTATCCCGATCTCTACAGCGCGGCGGTGGACGTCGTGGGCATCGTGAATTTCAAATCCTTCCTCGAAAAGACGGCCGATTACCGCCGGGCACTGCGCGAATCGGAATACGGTCCGCTCTCCGATCCCGAGTTCCTCGAAGAAATCTCGCCGATCAACAAAGCCGACAAGATCAAGACGCCGCTGCTCGTGGTTCACGGAGAAAATGATCCGCGAGTGCCTGTGAACGAAGCCCGTCAGATTATTGCCGAGCTGACCAGGATCGGCACGCCTGTCGATTCGCTGATCTTCCCGGATGAAGGTCACGGCGCGAGCAAGCGCGTGAACATCATCGCCGAATATTCAAAGCAAGTGGAGTTCTTTAACGAGCACCTTAAAGGTGAAAAGGCGACGAAGGAAGAGTAGTCTTTCGGCGCGACAATAAAGAAGCCCGACTCATTTGAGTCGGGCTTTTCTTATTTGGGCATTTGCTCGTGCCACCAGCGAAAGATATCGGGCATTCGTCTTCGCCACGACGTTTCGTTGTGCTCGCCGACGGGATCGACATAGGAACGGGCGTCTACTCCGTTGGAGCGCAGCGTGCGGGCACATTCGTGAACGGCTTCAATCATCTGGTTCGACAACTCGCGGTTTCCGCCGAATTCACGCGCACCATAGTCTATCCAGAACCGCACGTCGCCTGAAAAACTCACCGCGCTGCGCAGAATTCGCCCGCCTGCCACATTCATCGTAGGACTCAAACACGCCGCAAAGGAAAAACTGTCGGCACGCGTCAAACCCGCATAGAGCGAAATCAAACCACCGAGCGACGACCCGGCGACAGCCGTAAATTCCCGCTCTGGTTTCGTGCGAAACTGCCGGTCGATCAGGGGTTTGACGGTTTGCAGAATAAAGCGCACGTAGCGTTCGCCGTGACCACGGGATTTTCGAAAGTCGTCTTCCCACGGCGAGTATTCATGCAATCGCGCAAGCCCCATGTTGTTGATACCGACGACGATGTGGCGCAGCGACTCACGCTCGGCGAGTTCCGTGGAGATTTCATCGACCTCCCATTCCTTGTCGTAGGCGGTGACGTGGTCGAAGAGATTTTGCCCGTCATGCATGTAGATCACGGGCAGCCGCTCGTCCTTTTGGGCGTCGTGATTCGGCGGCAGCCACACCAACACGTCGCGCATATTGCCAAGCTGGGGCGAGAAGACGTCTTTGATAACGCGCAGATCGCCGACCACCGTGTGCTTGGGCCGCCAACGGACTGTGCCGGGATGCATATCGCACCAACCGCCGACTTCAATCGTGAGATCACCATTGTGCGAATCGGTCGTCCAACTGCGGTTGCCAACTTGATCTCCACTTTTCGAACATTCGACGGTATCCCATGAACCGCGCGTAATTTTGAATTCCGCACGGTCGAGATCGGCAGGAAAAGCGAAGCGCACGACCCCGCCGTCCTGCACGGTCGTGCGCGCCATGGGATGCGACGGACTCCAACCGTTGAAGTCTCCGGCAATATAAACCGAAGAACCAACTGGCGTGTCAAAAGGAACTTTGATAGTCAAAACTCGAGACGGATCCGGCACAGCTAACCTCGCGAAAGTCTATCCTGTTCCATTTTCGCCCAATGGCCCACGAGTCCGCGGTAGTGCGAGACGAATTGGTCGTGTTCGTGCTGCGGGAACGATCTGCGGCAGCGCTCGATTAAGATGTCGTCCCACTCTTTGCTCGTAAAGAACTCGAGTGCGAGTTCGTCGAGCTGCGGCAAGTGCGACGCGCAAAAAACGTCGAAACGTTCGTTTTCGAAATATCGCAGAGCCAGATCGTGATAGAGTTCGAGCTTTTCGTCGAATGGAATGTCACGGTCGGCGATCTTGAAGTACTCACGGCTCTGCAAATCGACACGCGTTTTGCGTTCCGTCACGGCGCAGAACAGCGACCAGCGCACAAGCGACTTAATCGCCCACGGGAAGTAGTAATGAAGCGAAATCAAGGACGTGTCGGGCACCGCGTTGGCGAAGTCGATGGGGTAAATTCTGTCGCCGCGCAGCAGAGATTCACAGGAATTATATTCCCAACCGAAGAACGCATTGATGATCCGCGTGAGTTTGGTCAGGAAATCACCTTGATGATCCGTCAGGAAATTGTGTTCGATGCGATAGCGGTTGTGCAAAGGTTGGTCGGGATCGTAGCGCATCGGCAAGACTTGCGGACCGCAGCCCAGACAGCGGCAAAAAACTTCGTAGTCGCGAATGCCCTTTTGAATATGCATCGTCTGCTGACCGGATTCGTCGTAGGCCTTGGTGAGATCGTCGCGGTCTTTGATGTGTGACACACCGCGCCAACCGCCGCCGTCGTACGGCTTCATGAACACGGGATAGCCGCCGACTTTGTCGACGACGTCTTCGAGATTGAAGAGTTTGTGGTATGTTTCGGTCGTAACTCGCGCGCGTTCGTCTTCGGGATCCCATTTTTTCTGCGGAATCAACCACGTTTCAGGAATATCAAAACCGAGTCGAATCATCACGCAGTACGCGGAGTGCTTTTCCATCGACTGAAACGTGAACGGGTTGTTGACCGCGTGCGCGTCATTGACCAAAATTGATTTCTTAAGCCATTCGCGCACGGTCATGTGCCAATAGCCGAGCCGGTCAATCACGACGTGCCGGATGACGGGTTCGCGCAAATCAAACGGTTCAATGGACAACCGTTCGACCTCAAAGTCAAATCGGCGGCCCTGATAATTCAGATGCGAGCCAAGTTTCTTGACCAATGCTTCGAAGGAAAGCGGCCAAGCATATTCGTTGCCGAGCAGCAAACCGATACGACGCAGGGTGTGAGGCAAATCCTCAGGGTGGTGCATGGACATAGAGATTAATCGATTTGGGGAATGTAAACGGAAATCATGCGGCGCCAGCTTGGCCAATCGTGCGGTGTATCGTGTCCCCAAAGATCGAGATGGTGACCGATACCTTTGTCGTTCATAATTCCGGAAATACGTTTGGTTTGATCGATACAGTTGCCTTCCCAAGCTCCTTGACCGACGACCAGCGCAATATTGATACGGCGAATCGCCTCAAGCGTGTCGTGGTCATCCAAGTTGGGCAGATAATCCATCGGATTTTGGAAATAGAAGCTGTCGTCGTAATATCCTTCCAGACGTTCGCGGATGTCATAGTTGCCGGAAAGGCACAGCACGTGGCTGAAGTTCCAAGGATATTTTAGAGCGAAGTTGAGAGTATGATAGGCTCCGAAACTTGATCCCGTCGCGGCAATGCGAATATCTTTCGAACCGCAGTGGTGATGGATGAACGGAAAGACCTCGTGTGTGATGTACTGCTCGTAGTATTGGTGGGCGCGGACACGCACGTCCGGAGCGAGACCTTTGTTAAACCAGCTTTCGGAATCGATGCCGTCGACACAGAAGACTTTGACTTTGCCGCCTTCGATGTGGCCGCGGATTGTTTCGATCATGTGGTTGCATTCGTAGTCGAAGAACCGTCCTTGAGCCGACGGAAAAACGAGCATTGGACGGCCGTAATGACCAAAGACCAGCATCTCCATGTCGCGATTGAGAGCCGGGCTGTACCATTTGTGATGTTCGCGCTGCATGTGAAAATTTTCGTTTGCGGATTAGTATTTCAAATCAAAGATTGGGCGTTGCTTTTCGAAAAGAGAGTGCGGCAAAACCGGCGGAAGCCAACAAGCTTAGGATCGCACCGAGCAAGAACGGAGCGTCACTGGAAACGTTGTCCCATAGCCAACCGGCGAGCAGGCTTGCGGCGAGTGCCAGCAATCCGGTCAACATACTGAAGAGTCCGAG
This region of Calditrichota bacterium genomic DNA includes:
- a CDS encoding NAD(P)-dependent oxidoreductase; the encoded protein is MISFKANSPAPESKAVSERPLTAHHKLLITGVENSLANFLAHGLYELGKPVTVQAVNGESIVAAARNFPVIEYSLSDERFAEALARLEPDVIIHAPAEPSREPSAHWPMAAYNRIVEKTLMLCEAARRHSPRSRVVLLSSADVYGECHSPASEQTAPNPVSIQGRYMHMAEQVLKDYSEIHGLSATVLRLGPVYGPAVVNNPVHDMVFTLLGPQGTNSTVGVKPSATRDVIHAADLVQAVSLILGKTKEGTFNVGTGNSVPLLELYSQLCAILELKPGSLPASTIPEASRQQLDVSKLTALGFSPRVSLLEGMRGYAAWWSGSKAA
- a CDS encoding class I SAM-dependent RNA methyltransferase: MIEDSGQESLQQNFKSGGKPSRQVGDVTALSSDGRAIVKSRGKTYFAERVVPGDRVAFAPDETTSPARAANAKVLKRSELRCDHPCRHAAECPASQWGIVKYETQLAEKTELVRRVLRGIVAPESVSEMWASPEPWGYRNRLTLTVYPKERGAVLGYAVGARGAGFAEIRTCLLATRSISQAVGHVGWILRDARQLSASALPTRLVFFETAFGPGAMALFSDLAKETDVQEFLELAQKFELPGGILGATASKAGIVGERGTFWREEESRAMITTWLGNRLEIHPAGFAQINEGAFDRVLGFLQQQSAGFEASAVWDLYGGYGALGFAAARAGTRLTVIEQSGFSRKTFDQLAGFHPQVKSKFTKSEVLAALPNIASKMTDKDLVILDPPYSGCHPDVLKALSGAAIRKLVYLSCNPARLARDLKILAPAGFQSTLIQPVDFFPQTPEIEVLVFAER
- a CDS encoding outer membrane beta-barrel protein, which encodes MKMHSFWLGLMLVVVSSSVFAGPNIGLKGIGGRLGYVDPEGGDGTFTLGAVADMGTWTENLPWEIALTYWGTGENVGLYEWNYTNIAIRNTVDYMFEVGKNMYVYPGAGLGINIYSFDWKGPNGTKYDDSETDLTLMVLGGFQFPISDKWHGQTELQFDIGDPDQTTVQFDFIYELGKK
- a CDS encoding acyl--CoA ligase, which produces MRTLAEKIAHARTLGEGAKALSPLPFHNIGQLLSAQLAVRAGQPYLIFYADSGERSEWTYKEFIGKVYQTVRMLQDLGIRRGDRISTVSHNHAETVVQYFAAWVLGAVAVPINLGESDDRVEYILSNSEAKLAFVRDPYVKRIAPLLESLPNFKTIVQTGKDDGKYPHYSTELAKYSPESPDVEEITLEDEVLIVYTSGTTGNPKGVVLVQQNLLTDAQGISEWHKLTAEQKMMCVLPIHHVNGTVVTLMTPMYFGGTVVLNQKFSSSHFFDRLEQEDIDVVSVVPTLLQFLLHEKSLEGVQPRLPKFRHIICGAGPLTVELASAFEERFGLRIMHGYGLSETTCYSCFLPVDLTDAEHKSWMRDYGFPSIGVPIPQNEMEIHDEQGKSLAPDAKGEIVIRGVNVMKHYFANPEVNEKTFEFGWFRSGDEGFYKLDKLGRKFFFITGRLKELIIRGGVNISPFEIDEVLARIPGIDKAMAVGFENDWYGEEVGAYVCLKPGAELSEQEILEFCGRELQPSKCPKVVVFGHDFPVTSTGKYQRNKCKHLFAEFKSVQLPRKSS
- a CDS encoding S9 family peptidase, producing the protein MFRRIAVLLIFGCLTAFANPPATLLSEEQYIPDIATFLQISNWSPAGNSWDGKDVYVISSASGAAQVYRITESGWPYQLTTFPDGVEGFDLAHAGHVAVVSASVGGDENSQLYLMDSQTGRIKKLTDNPKVQYGSVVWAKDDSKIYYTSNEENGTDFFVYEMNITTGATSKVFDGVKGSNYIAELSHDGTIMIIGTYTSNVNNDLHQLDLKTGKWKTMTKDKGDVIYGSVTLMPDNKTVWLVCNDNKDGMMRVANMTLGSPKVNYVNDGWLDTRWECEGLGFSRDYKYMAASQNEDGWGRTFVREVETGKPVKLPKMDGFLRVSGFTSSGEMILSFSSPTKAPDVYRWNPQTEKLTQLTQSMYAGIDPSLFRDPALVHLPSFDGLEISGFLYLPASYQEGQPIPFIVEAHGGPESQFRPGFIRNYQYMMLNGYGVFALNPRGSSGYGSEFLALDNYKLRKNSLKDYKAATDWLIAQGYTAPGMIGIRGGSYGGYVTMGMITEYPDLYSAAVDVVGIVNFKSFLEKTADYRRALRESEYGPLSDPEFLEEISPINKADKIKTPLLVVHGENDPRVPVNEARQIIAELTRIGTPVDSLIFPDEGHGASKRVNIIAEYSKQVEFFNEHLKGEKATKEE
- a CDS encoding alpha/beta hydrolase, which translates into the protein MPDPSRVLTIKVPFDTPVGSSVYIAGDFNGWSPSHPMARTTVQDGGVVRFAFPADLDRAEFKITRGSWDTVECSKSGDQVGNRSWTTDSHNGDLTIEVGGWCDMHPGTVRWRPKHTVVGDLRVIKDVFSPQLGNMRDVLVWLPPNHDAQKDERLPVIYMHDGQNLFDHVTAYDKEWEVDEISTELAERESLRHIVVGINNMGLARLHEYSPWEDDFRKSRGHGERYVRFILQTVKPLIDRQFRTKPEREFTAVAGSSLGGLISLYAGLTRADSFSFAACLSPTMNVAGGRILRSAVSFSGDVRFWIDYGAREFGGNRELSNQMIEAVHECARTLRSNGVDARSYVDPVGEHNETSWRRRMPDIFRWWHEQMPK
- a CDS encoding esterase family protein is translated as MQREHHKWYSPALNRDMEMLVFGHYGRPMLVFPSAQGRFFDYECNHMIETIRGHIEGGKVKVFCVDGIDSESWFNKGLAPDVRVRAHQYYEQYITHEVFPFIHHHCGSKDIRIAATGSSFGAYHTLNFALKYPWNFSHVLCLSGNYDIRERLEGYYDDSFYFQNPMDYLPNLDDHDTLEAIRRINIALVVGQGAWEGNCIDQTKRISGIMNDKGIGHHLDLWGHDTPHDWPSWRRMISVYIPQID